The Halorhabdus sp. BNX81 genome includes a region encoding these proteins:
- a CDS encoding phytoene/squalene synthase family protein, with protein sequence MDSGPPPDLEWCYEAVQGVSRTFALTVEALDEPMASQIGLGYLLCRVADTVEDAGHIPPDEQVSLLATYDAALDPDSPETMVDFRAAVDPWLPEPERSADWTVVARAPTVWTTFADQPMDVQAAIVPPVREMVDGMADFLSRHADTGGLRLSDYAELDRYCHYAAGTVGTLITNLLTRDGVSPDRTEALYDTAGSFARLLQLVNVAKDVHADFEEENNVYLPATWLAAEGVDQEHVLAERNRDSVARVVERTATRARSFLDDAQSYLETMPLSHGNTLAAWSVPYLLSVGTLRELENRPGDALTESGVKVDREEVFAVMAVASDTDHEKLGDLRSSIAREPYHLVVE encoded by the coding sequence ATGGATTCCGGACCACCCCCTGACCTTGAGTGGTGTTACGAGGCTGTACAGGGGGTCTCTCGTACGTTTGCGCTGACCGTCGAGGCACTCGACGAGCCGATGGCATCCCAGATCGGGCTCGGGTATCTGCTCTGTCGCGTCGCCGATACCGTCGAAGATGCCGGCCATATCCCGCCTGATGAGCAGGTGTCGCTGCTCGCCACGTACGATGCCGCGCTCGATCCCGACAGCCCTGAAACGATGGTCGATTTCAGGGCCGCTGTCGATCCGTGGCTCCCGGAACCGGAACGCTCGGCGGACTGGACGGTCGTCGCGCGCGCACCGACGGTGTGGACCACGTTCGCCGATCAACCGATGGATGTCCAGGCGGCGATCGTCCCGCCCGTCAGGGAGATGGTCGACGGAATGGCGGATTTTCTCTCTCGACATGCCGACACCGGCGGGCTCCGACTTTCGGACTACGCGGAACTCGATCGGTACTGTCACTACGCCGCCGGGACTGTCGGGACCCTTATCACAAACCTTCTCACACGCGATGGGGTCTCACCTGACCGGACCGAAGCGCTGTACGACACTGCTGGATCGTTCGCTCGGCTCCTCCAACTCGTCAACGTCGCCAAGGACGTCCACGCGGACTTCGAGGAGGAGAACAACGTCTACTTGCCGGCGACGTGGCTGGCCGCGGAGGGCGTCGACCAGGAACACGTCCTTGCAGAGCGCAACCGCGATTCGGTTGCCCGGGTGGTCGAACGCACGGCCACGCGCGCCCGCTCGTTTCTGGATGACGCCCAGTCCTATCTCGAAACGATGCCGCTTTCTCACGGTAATACGCTCGCCGCCTGGTCGGTCCCGTACCTGCTGAGCGTCGGGACGCTCCGGGAACTCGAAAACCGACCGGGCGACGCGCTTACCGAATCGGGCGTCAAAGTCGATCGCGAGGAGGTATTCGCCGTAATGGCCGTTGCGAGCGACACCGACCATGAAAAACTCGGTGACCTCCGTTCCTCGATCGCGCGGGAACCATATCATCTCGTCGTCGAGTGA
- a CDS encoding CDP-2,3-bis-(O-geranylgeranyl)-sn-glycerol synthase: MSWLSVVVIAFWAMLPAYLPNNVAVLAGGGQPIDGGRTYRGARLLGDGKTWRGTVAGTAAGAALALALDAAAPAIGDAIGVALPGFPIPAAVALALGAMVGDIAASFIKRRLDRQRGAPVPGLDQLDFVLGALGLAALAAPTWFGETFTPAVLAVVVILTPILHVTTNALAYVLGLKDEPY; encoded by the coding sequence ATGTCGTGGCTCTCGGTCGTCGTCATCGCGTTCTGGGCGATGTTGCCCGCATATCTCCCCAACAACGTCGCCGTGCTGGCCGGCGGCGGTCAGCCGATCGACGGCGGGCGAACCTATCGCGGTGCGCGCCTGCTCGGCGACGGCAAGACCTGGCGTGGCACGGTCGCCGGCACCGCAGCGGGGGCCGCCCTGGCGCTCGCACTCGACGCCGCGGCACCCGCCATTGGCGACGCGATCGGCGTCGCTCTGCCTGGATTCCCGATCCCGGCCGCCGTCGCGCTGGCACTGGGCGCGATGGTCGGTGACATCGCCGCCTCGTTCATCAAACGCCGCCTCGATCGCCAGCGCGGCGCGCCCGTCCCCGGCCTCGACCAACTCGATTTCGTACTCGGCGCGCTCGGCCTGGCCGCACTCGCCGCGCCAACCTGGTTCGGCGAGACGTTCACGCCGGCCGTGCTGGCAGTCGTCGTCATCCTGACTCCCATCCTGCACGTCACGACGAACGCGCTCGCGTACGTGTTGGGGCTGAAAGACGAGCCGTACTGA
- the pyrF gene encoding orotidine-5'-phosphate decarboxylase — translation MTFFERLAGRIDAVDSVVSVGLDPDPDRLPEHLADRELPRWAFNRRIIDATHEHAAAYKPNAAFYEDPDGWRALAETIAYAHGKDVPVLLDAKRGDIGNTARQYAEVLDGDGLDADAITVNPYMGRDSLEPFLSREETGVFVLCRTSNPGGADLQGLELQDGEALYERVAALADLWNRNDNVGLVVGATAPEELESLREQVPDLPFLVPGVGAQGGDAEAAVEHGLAEVPGVDPQVGLVNSSRGIIFAGEEAGGPGDADPDAYYRAAGESAKRLKRKLNRHRDG, via the coding sequence ATGACCTTCTTCGAGCGACTGGCCGGCCGGATCGACGCGGTCGACAGCGTCGTCTCGGTGGGCTTAGATCCCGATCCCGACCGTCTTCCAGAGCACCTCGCCGACCGGGAGTTGCCGCGGTGGGCGTTCAACCGCCGGATCATCGACGCGACCCACGAGCACGCCGCCGCCTACAAACCCAACGCCGCGTTCTACGAGGACCCCGACGGCTGGCGCGCGCTGGCCGAAACCATCGCCTACGCCCACGGCAAGGACGTGCCAGTCCTGCTCGATGCAAAGCGGGGCGACATCGGCAACACGGCCCGCCAGTACGCCGAAGTGCTCGACGGGGACGGTCTCGACGCCGACGCGATCACCGTCAACCCCTACATGGGCAGAGACTCCCTGGAGCCGTTTCTCAGCCGCGAGGAGACCGGCGTCTTCGTCCTCTGTCGGACCTCGAACCCGGGCGGGGCGGACCTCCAGGGCCTCGAACTCCAAGACGGTGAGGCGCTCTACGAACGCGTCGCGGCGCTCGCGGACCTGTGGAACCGCAACGACAACGTCGGCCTGGTCGTCGGTGCAACGGCCCCGGAGGAACTCGAATCCCTGCGCGAACAGGTTCCGGACCTCCCCTTCCTCGTGCCGGGCGTCGGCGCGCAGGGTGGGGACGCCGAGGCTGCCGTCGAGCACGGGCTGGCGGAGGTGCCAGGTGTCGACCCACAAGTCGGCCTCGTGAACTCCTCGCGGGGGATCATCTTCGCCGGCGAGGAGGCGGGCGGGCCGGGCGACGCCGATCCGGATGCCTACTACCGGGCAGCCGGCGAGTCGGCAAAGCGGCTCAAACGGAAACTGAACCGTCATCGAGACGGATAA
- a CDS encoding cysteine synthase family protein gives MTTHHEPATSVLETIDRTPLVELDSVDGAEIYAKVETFNPGGSVKDRIGKHIVEQLLERGAVSPGGTIVEPTAGNTGIGMAIAAGRHDLDAIFVVPEGFSPEKERLMAALGGEIIHVPGEGGMDGAIERAHEIAEGRDDATVPQQFSTPLNVEAHYRTTGPEILEALDGEVGAIVVGVGSGGTLTGIARAVREAVPDVHVVAVEPAGSTFGTLVGKPREEEPYKTEGIGTHDPGVTELLESDEIDDFLTVGDREAHAEVQRLAAEEGHLVGSSSGAASVAARRVAREIAAGDRDAPHDTVVTVFPDGSERYLSKNIYGAFDEWEGKE, from the coding sequence ATGACGACACATCACGAACCTGCGACATCCGTACTCGAAACGATCGACCGAACACCCCTTGTCGAACTCGACAGCGTCGACGGGGCGGAGATATACGCGAAGGTGGAGACGTTCAACCCGGGCGGCAGCGTCAAGGACCGGATCGGCAAGCACATCGTCGAACAATTGCTGGAGCGCGGGGCGGTCTCGCCAGGCGGGACGATCGTCGAGCCGACGGCCGGCAACACCGGCATCGGAATGGCGATCGCGGCCGGCCGACACGACCTTGACGCGATCTTCGTCGTTCCGGAGGGCTTCAGCCCGGAGAAGGAACGGTTGATGGCCGCCCTCGGCGGCGAGATCATCCACGTGCCGGGCGAGGGCGGGATGGACGGCGCGATCGAGCGCGCACACGAGATCGCCGAAGGCAGAGACGACGCTACCGTCCCCCAACAGTTTTCGACGCCGCTGAACGTCGAGGCCCACTACCGGACGACCGGGCCGGAGATCCTCGAGGCCCTCGACGGCGAGGTCGGGGCGATCGTCGTCGGCGTGGGCTCGGGTGGGACCCTGACGGGGATCGCCCGGGCCGTCCGGGAGGCGGTCCCGGACGTCCACGTCGTCGCCGTCGAACCGGCGGGGTCGACGTTCGGCACACTGGTCGGGAAGCCGCGCGAGGAGGAACCCTACAAGACGGAGGGGATCGGGACACACGACCCCGGAGTCACGGAGCTGCTGGAGTCCGACGAGATCGACGACTTCCTGACGGTCGGGGATCGGGAAGCCCACGCCGAAGTACAGCGCCTCGCCGCCGAGGAGGGCCACCTCGTGGGATCCAGTTCCGGGGCAGCAAGTGTGGCCGCCCGGCGGGTGGCCAGAGAGATTGCGGCGGGCGACCGGGACGCGCCCCATGACACCGTCGTGACGGTCTTCCCGGACGGGAGCGAGCGATATCTCTCGAAGAACATCTATGGGGCGTTCGACGAGTGGGAGGGAAAGGAATGA
- the hemC gene encoding hydroxymethylbilane synthase, with protein MSSRATTFRLATRGSDLALRQTGAIRDALESRRHEVELLEVETTGDELRDELIHRLGKTGAFVHSLDERVRAGEADAAVHSLKDVPTEDREGLTVAAVPERAPANDVLVTPDGTELADLPEGATVGTSSLRRRAQLLAERPDLDVQPLRGNVDTRVEKLLAPTLKAEYTARLDAQEREETTENGDEETKATGQTFEQSFDNWFNGLAEIERRATAREVDTEYDAIVLAEAGLDRLGLTHHLDFQALPDEQFVPSPGQGVVAVVAEEGEAAETIRDLIDDARTRVEATVERTILETLGGGCVAPIGVRAVFQGRVVTTTVRVLAPDGTEEIADRRALPVENHVDAARELGEDLADRGADEVIERAKEMAEADDT; from the coding sequence ATGAGCAGCCGTGCCACGACGTTCCGGTTGGCCACGCGCGGGTCGGATCTCGCGCTCCGGCAGACCGGGGCGATACGCGACGCCCTGGAGAGTCGCCGTCACGAGGTCGAACTCCTCGAAGTCGAGACGACGGGCGACGAGCTCCGTGACGAGCTCATCCATCGCCTCGGCAAGACCGGCGCGTTCGTCCACAGCCTCGACGAGCGCGTCCGGGCAGGCGAGGCCGACGCCGCCGTCCACTCGTTGAAGGACGTCCCGACGGAGGATCGCGAGGGGTTGACCGTCGCCGCGGTGCCCGAACGCGCGCCGGCGAACGACGTCCTGGTGACGCCCGATGGGACCGAACTCGCCGACCTTCCGGAGGGTGCGACGGTCGGGACGTCCAGTCTCCGCCGGCGCGCGCAGTTGCTCGCCGAACGCCCGGATCTCGACGTCCAGCCACTGCGCGGCAACGTCGATACGCGGGTGGAAAAGTTACTCGCACCCACCCTCAAGGCCGAGTATACGGCGCGACTGGATGCCCAAGAGAGAGAAGAAACCACCGAAAATGGCGACGAGGAAACCAAAGCGACGGGCCAGACGTTCGAGCAGTCGTTCGACAACTGGTTCAACGGCCTCGCCGAGATCGAACGCCGGGCCACGGCACGCGAAGTCGACACCGAATACGATGCGATCGTGCTCGCCGAAGCCGGGCTGGATCGGCTGGGACTGACCCATCACCTCGACTTCCAGGCACTCCCCGACGAGCAGTTCGTTCCATCTCCTGGCCAGGGGGTCGTCGCCGTCGTGGCCGAGGAAGGCGAAGCCGCCGAGACGATCCGCGATCTCATTGATGACGCTCGCACGCGCGTCGAGGCGACCGTCGAGCGCACGATCCTCGAAACGCTGGGTGGCGGCTGCGTGGCCCCGATCGGCGTCCGGGCGGTGTTCCAGGGTCGGGTCGTCACGACGACAGTCCGCGTGCTCGCGCCCGACGGAACCGAGGAGATCGCCGACCGACGCGCACTCCCGGTCGAAAACCACGTCGACGCCGCCCGCGAGCTGGGCGAGGACCTCGCCGACCGCGGTGCAGATGAGGTGATCGAACGCGCCAAGGAGATGGCGGAGGCCGACGACACATGA
- a CDS encoding zinc finger HIT domain-containing protein, with product MSSSGLCGICGRTGAGYTCDRCGSLVCERHYEASVGFCVECAREVGGGGQPSGDDQPDTGDTYQF from the coding sequence ATGAGCAGTTCCGGTCTCTGTGGCATCTGCGGTCGCACCGGTGCCGGGTACACTTGCGATAGATGTGGCTCGCTCGTCTGTGAGCGCCACTACGAGGCGTCGGTCGGATTCTGCGTCGAGTGCGCCCGCGAAGTGGGCGGTGGCGGGCAACCGAGTGGGGACGATCAGCCGGACACCGGCGACACCTATCAGTTCTGA
- a CDS encoding cystathionine gamma-synthase encodes MIDESDSEPTVFETRAIHAGWEPDAETGAIMPPIYASSTFAQDAPGQDRGYEYSRTGNPTRTALEDNLASLEGGSHGRAFASGMAAINTVLNLLEAGDHVVVGQDVYGGTHRLFTQVYEDYDLEFSFVDATDPDELDAAMRPTTELVWIETPTNPLLRVLDIEAVARVTHANDALLAVDNTFATPYLQRPIEHGGDIVAHSLTKYLGGHSDVVGGALVTDDAELDERLGFYQNSVGATPDPFACFLVLRGIKTLPVRMDRHSETAMGLASWLAEQPAVETVHYPGLATHPHHDVATRQMDDYGGMVSFDLDAPLQAVETFVSNTDVCTLAESLGGVESLIEHPASMTHAAVPAAERRRNGITDGLVRLSVGLEGVGDLRADLEQALSVAIDG; translated from the coding sequence ATGATCGACGAGAGTGACAGCGAGCCGACGGTGTTCGAGACGCGGGCGATCCATGCCGGGTGGGAGCCCGACGCCGAAACGGGTGCGATCATGCCGCCGATCTACGCCTCATCGACGTTCGCCCAGGACGCCCCCGGCCAGGACCGCGGCTACGAGTACTCCCGGACGGGGAATCCGACCCGGACGGCCCTGGAGGACAACCTTGCCAGCCTCGAAGGCGGCTCTCATGGGCGGGCGTTCGCGAGCGGAATGGCCGCGATCAATACGGTCCTGAACCTGCTCGAAGCCGGCGACCACGTCGTCGTCGGCCAGGACGTCTACGGCGGGACCCACCGGCTGTTCACACAGGTCTACGAGGACTACGACCTCGAATTCTCATTCGTCGACGCGACCGACCCCGACGAGTTGGATGCGGCGATGCGACCCACGACCGAACTCGTCTGGATCGAGACGCCGACGAACCCGCTTCTACGAGTGCTGGATATCGAGGCCGTCGCACGCGTCACCCACGCGAACGACGCGCTGCTCGCGGTCGACAATACGTTCGCGACGCCGTATCTCCAGCGGCCGATCGAGCACGGCGGGGACATCGTGGCGCACTCGCTGACGAAATACCTCGGTGGTCACTCCGACGTCGTCGGCGGCGCACTGGTCACCGACGACGCCGAACTGGACGAGCGACTGGGCTTCTACCAGAACAGCGTCGGGGCGACGCCGGACCCCTTCGCGTGTTTCCTCGTCCTCCGCGGGATCAAAACCCTCCCCGTCCGGATGGACCGCCACTCCGAGACAGCCATGGGGCTGGCATCGTGGCTCGCCGAGCAACCGGCCGTCGAAACAGTCCACTATCCGGGCCTCGCCACACATCCCCACCACGACGTTGCCACGCGACAGATGGATGACTACGGTGGGATGGTGAGTTTCGACCTCGACGCGCCACTGCAAGCGGTCGAGACGTTCGTCTCGAACACGGACGTATGCACGCTGGCCGAGAGTCTGGGGGGTGTCGAGAGCTTGATCGAACACCCGGCGTCGATGACTCACGCCGCGGTCCCGGCGGCGGAACGACGCCGAAACGGCATCACTGACGGCCTCGTTCGACTCAGCGTCGGTCTCGAAGGGGTCGGGGACCTGCGAGCCGACCTGGAGCAAGCGCTTTCAGTTGCGATCGACGGATAG
- a CDS encoding sensor domain-containing protein, with protein sequence MTATSNRSLSRRILGVVVAKRTYRNLAYMFLRFPLGIAYFTLFLTGITLGIVLIPLVIGVPILIGVLGAADYAGVIETRIARGLLNVDATWTPTDADELSVRDYAKTVVTDRHNYGMVVYFPAQFIVGTVAFVALTLGLVIPLTLLVAPLVYWLPGVRYELLTGEGSTVELGALSIDSSAGAGGFGPIVIDTLPEALAASVVGVIVLLVALHLVNAVARVIGWLTCTIFSSSSQN encoded by the coding sequence ATGACGGCCACGTCTAACAGATCGCTGTCGCGTCGCATCCTTGGCGTCGTGGTGGCGAAGCGAACGTATCGCAACCTGGCGTACATGTTCCTGCGGTTCCCGCTGGGGATCGCGTACTTTACGCTGTTTCTCACTGGAATCACTCTGGGAATCGTCTTGATCCCGCTAGTGATCGGCGTCCCAATTCTAATCGGCGTCCTCGGAGCCGCCGACTATGCGGGTGTGATCGAAACACGGATCGCAAGAGGGCTGCTGAACGTCGACGCGACCTGGACACCCACCGACGCGGACGAGCTGTCGGTCCGCGACTATGCCAAGACGGTCGTAACCGACCGCCACAACTACGGGATGGTTGTCTATTTCCCGGCGCAGTTCATCGTCGGCACTGTCGCGTTCGTCGCGCTCACACTCGGGCTGGTGATCCCACTGACGCTACTGGTCGCGCCGCTGGTGTACTGGTTGCCCGGCGTTCGCTACGAGCTGTTGACCGGCGAGGGGTCGACCGTCGAACTGGGGGCGCTCTCAATCGATAGTTCAGCCGGAGCAGGCGGGTTCGGTCCCATCGTCATCGACACGCTCCCGGAAGCACTCGCCGCGTCGGTCGTCGGTGTGATCGTGTTGCTGGTGGCTCTCCATCTCGTCAACGCCGTCGCCCGGGTGATAGGGTGGCTCACGTGTACGATCTTCTCGTCGTCGAGTCAGAACTGA
- a CDS encoding uroporphyrinogen-III synthase: MTDNRPTVAVFRPDDERLETAVELLESLDVKPIADPMLSVEPTGAQPRTDAAVVIFTSKTGAELVADDWTPGDATVCAIGEPTAEALRANGIEVDVVPETYSSSGLVDALGEQVDGLGVEVARSDHGSDVLLDGLESAGAYVHETVLYRLVRPEEAGESVQLAVDGTLDAALFTSSLTVEHFLAIAGERGQREAVIDGVADAVVGTIGEPTRETASEQGIAVDVVPETAEFEALATEAVDELDR; the protein is encoded by the coding sequence ATGACTGACAACCGGCCGACTGTCGCCGTCTTCCGCCCGGACGACGAGCGACTGGAGACGGCGGTCGAACTCCTCGAATCGCTCGACGTGAAGCCGATCGCCGACCCGATGCTCAGCGTCGAGCCGACCGGAGCTCAGCCCCGTACAGATGCGGCCGTCGTTATCTTCACGAGCAAAACCGGGGCCGAACTGGTGGCCGACGACTGGACGCCCGGCGACGCGACAGTGTGTGCGATCGGCGAGCCGACGGCCGAGGCACTCCGGGCGAACGGAATCGAGGTCGACGTCGTCCCCGAGACGTACTCCTCGTCCGGACTCGTCGATGCACTCGGGGAGCAAGTCGACGGGCTGGGAGTCGAGGTCGCCCGCAGCGACCACGGCAGCGACGTGTTGCTGGACGGGCTGGAGTCGGCCGGCGCGTACGTCCACGAGACGGTGCTCTATCGGCTCGTCCGACCCGAAGAAGCGGGAGAATCCGTACAGCTCGCTGTCGACGGAACCCTCGACGCAGCGCTTTTCACTTCCTCGTTGACGGTCGAGCACTTCCTGGCGATCGCGGGCGAGCGAGGCCAGCGGGAGGCGGTGATCGACGGAGTGGCCGACGCAGTCGTCGGGACGATCGGTGAGCCGACACGGGAGACCGCCAGCGAGCAGGGGATCGCGGTCGACGTCGTCCCCGAAACGGCCGAGTTCGAGGCACTGGCCACCGAAGCCGTCGACGAGCTCGATCGATAG
- a CDS encoding ATP-binding protein: protein MNRRLSPAGLIVAVIGFGLTRVTVTFTVGEQPLRFAFAGIVPLTLGLTLSAFGVALTVGSFDRRYVRTTALWTAIGASGMFLLVVLTLMGSGVDEMGELGGVQWQPALSNFLIGGAMGGALTGVYAAENRRQREELKQQTDRLEILNRSLRDRVLNAVLVIDGQIGILSERDDPELQDRVVETVQTQSNGIQRTVEDVKHLARTTESARRGLDAMDVTTTVDRAVGTVSEEVAECSYEVQRRPNESVTVWGNEMLVRAIEHVLRRGADRDNGPTQVSIAIEYDDRFAHLRITDDGAALTNSQRAILEEGTSGDYDDPASGFGLNVVRLVLDTIGGHAETSDDGETTTIDLAIPLASTGTHPGRSTVRAADSFGVSRVEMGMAVVASLVAGVTMGVVGQATSGVVPIIGSLYGSAQPLVGWITHEFHSVVFGLMYAGILASVPDPYAEDVRWCLAVGMGWAIALWLVAAGVIMPLWLRLVGEPAMLPSLSLPSLLTHLIWGATMSVLYIGGRTLMDRETASSD from the coding sequence GTGAACCGTCGCCTCTCACCGGCTGGGTTGATCGTGGCGGTGATCGGGTTCGGCCTGACTCGCGTTACCGTGACGTTCACCGTCGGAGAGCAACCGTTGCGGTTTGCCTTTGCTGGCATCGTCCCACTGACGCTCGGCCTGACCCTATCGGCATTCGGGGTCGCGTTGACCGTCGGCTCGTTCGATCGACGCTACGTCCGAACCACAGCCCTCTGGACGGCGATCGGCGCGTCCGGAATGTTTCTGCTCGTCGTCCTGACGCTGATGGGATCGGGCGTCGACGAGATGGGGGAGCTCGGTGGCGTCCAATGGCAACCGGCCCTGTCGAACTTCCTGATTGGCGGGGCCATGGGTGGCGCACTGACGGGCGTCTATGCTGCCGAGAACCGACGCCAGCGCGAGGAACTCAAACAGCAGACCGACCGCCTGGAGATTCTCAACCGAAGTCTGCGCGATCGGGTTCTCAACGCCGTGCTGGTGATCGACGGTCAGATCGGTATTCTCAGCGAACGCGACGATCCGGAGCTGCAAGATCGCGTCGTCGAGACAGTACAGACCCAGTCGAACGGTATCCAGCGGACCGTCGAAGACGTCAAACACCTGGCTCGCACGACCGAAAGTGCCAGGCGCGGACTCGACGCGATGGACGTAACGACGACGGTCGATCGGGCTGTCGGCACTGTCTCCGAGGAAGTGGCGGAATGTTCCTACGAGGTCCAACGCCGGCCGAACGAATCGGTGACGGTCTGGGGCAACGAAATGCTCGTCCGCGCGATCGAGCACGTCCTCCGGCGGGGGGCCGACCGTGACAACGGCCCCACGCAGGTTTCGATCGCCATCGAGTACGACGATCGATTTGCCCATCTCCGGATCACGGACGACGGAGCGGCGTTGACCAACTCCCAGCGGGCAATCCTCGAAGAGGGGACCAGCGGCGACTACGACGACCCGGCAAGCGGATTCGGGCTCAACGTCGTCAGGCTTGTCCTCGATACGATCGGCGGCCACGCCGAAACGAGCGACGATGGCGAGACGACCACGATCGATCTGGCGATCCCGCTGGCATCAACCGGGACTCACCCCGGGCGATCGACTGTCCGGGCCGCCGATTCTTTCGGCGTTTCCCGTGTCGAAATGGGGATGGCTGTCGTGGCGTCGCTGGTCGCCGGCGTCACGATGGGCGTCGTCGGGCAGGCGACATCGGGTGTGGTACCGATCATCGGCTCGCTGTACGGGAGCGCCCAGCCACTCGTCGGCTGGATTACCCACGAGTTCCACAGCGTCGTCTTCGGGTTGATGTACGCTGGAATCCTCGCGTCCGTCCCCGACCCCTACGCCGAAGACGTCAGATGGTGTCTGGCAGTCGGGATGGGGTGGGCGATCGCCCTCTGGCTCGTCGCCGCAGGCGTCATTATGCCACTCTGGTTGCGCCTCGTCGGCGAGCCGGCGATGCTGCCGAGCCTGTCGCTTCCGTCGTTGCTCACCCACCTGATCTGGGGCGCGACGATGAGTGTGCTGTACATCGGGGGACGGACACTGATGGATCGAGAGACAGCAAGTTCGGACTGA
- a CDS encoding DHH family phosphoesterase: MAPVPKLADRAAECADRLRRAEAVLLASHIDADGLTSAGIATTALERAGIPTTTVFKNQLDDEEIASIAARDFQTVLFTDFGSGQLDVIANHEQHGDFEPIVVDHHQPADAETRYHLNPLLEGIDGASELSGAGASYLLARALEEDNDNRDLAALAVVGAVGDMQAVGGELVGANRAIVEDGMGAGVLEEATDIALYGKQTRPLPKLLEYADQPQIPGVSGDEAGAIDFLESLGIDLEVDGEWRRWVDLSAEERQTVVSGLVQRGVERGVPADRIDSLVGTSYTLSEETQGTELRDASEFSTLLNATARYERADVGLAVCLGDREEALERARRLLANHRRNLSEGLEYVRENGVESGETVQWFDADDAIRETIVGIVAGMALGLPGVDRERPIVAFARKSEDERKVSARGTATLVRQGLDLSDSIHTASVAVGGDGGGHDIAAGATIPAARREEFIDRLESAIAEQLA, from the coding sequence ATGGCACCCGTGCCGAAACTCGCCGATCGAGCCGCGGAGTGTGCCGATCGCCTTCGACGGGCCGAAGCAGTACTCCTGGCCTCTCACATCGACGCCGACGGGCTGACGAGTGCCGGGATCGCCACGACGGCCCTCGAACGGGCGGGCATCCCCACCACCACGGTTTTCAAAAACCAGCTCGACGACGAGGAAATCGCGTCGATCGCCGCACGAGACTTTCAGACGGTGCTTTTCACCGACTTCGGGAGCGGCCAACTCGACGTGATCGCGAACCACGAGCAGCACGGTGATTTCGAGCCGATCGTCGTCGACCATCACCAGCCGGCCGACGCCGAGACGCGCTATCACCTCAATCCCCTCCTCGAAGGGATCGACGGCGCATCCGAACTCTCGGGGGCTGGGGCAAGTTACCTCCTCGCACGCGCGTTGGAGGAAGACAATGACAATCGTGACCTCGCCGCGCTCGCGGTGGTCGGGGCCGTCGGCGACATGCAGGCCGTCGGGGGCGAGCTCGTCGGGGCCAACCGGGCGATCGTCGAGGACGGAATGGGGGCAGGCGTCCTCGAGGAGGCGACCGACATCGCGCTGTATGGCAAACAGACCCGACCGCTGCCGAAGCTGCTCGAATACGCCGATCAACCCCAGATTCCCGGGGTTTCGGGCGACGAAGCCGGCGCGATCGACTTCCTGGAATCGCTCGGGATCGATCTCGAAGTGGATGGCGAGTGGCGTCGATGGGTCGATCTCTCCGCGGAAGAGCGTCAGACGGTCGTCAGCGGGCTCGTACAGCGTGGTGTCGAGCGTGGCGTGCCGGCGGACCGGATCGACTCACTCGTCGGGACGAGTTATACGCTCTCAGAAGAGACGCAGGGCACGGAACTTCGGGACGCAAGCGAGTTCTCGACCCTTCTTAACGCGACCGCACGCTACGAACGCGCCGACGTGGGGCTGGCAGTCTGTCTCGGCGACCGCGAGGAAGCCCTCGAACGCGCCCGTCGATTGCTCGCGAATCACCGGCGGAACCTTTCGGAGGGCCTTGAGTACGTCCGCGAGAACGGCGTCGAATCGGGCGAGACAGTCCAGTGGTTCGACGCCGACGACGCTATCCGGGAGACGATCGTCGGGATCGTCGCCGGCATGGCACTCGGACTCCCCGGCGTCGACCGCGAACGGCCGATCGTCGCCTTCGCCCGGAAGTCCGAGGACGAGCGGAAGGTTTCGGCCCGGGGGACAGCTACGCTCGTTCGCCAGGGGCTGGACCTCTCGGATTCGATCCACACGGCGAGCGTCGCAGTGGGTGGGGACGGCGGGGGCCACGACATCGCCGCCGGCGCGACGATCCCGGCGGCCCGCCGAGAGGAGTTCATCGACCGGCTCGAGAGCGCTATCGCCGAGCAACTGGCCTGA